The stretch of DNA TAGGGCCAACTAAGTAAGAGAGAATGCTAGTAGTTAGTGCCATTGCACGGAAAGGGTGTTTCTCATTAGTCATCCTAAATCACCCCAATAATGGTGGTCAAAAAAAAGAGGTCCAACTCGATGAAAATATGTAACATTTACAAGTGTTTTCAATGTATGAAAACCCTACCATTTCATACCCTTTGTAAGCATACAATAGCATTTTGTCAATGTCAATGTGTTATACATAAATTCTCAGTAAACTTTATTGGTATTAAATGGTGTGATAAAAATCACTGTATTATAGTAGTCCCAAAAACTTTACTCTTTATTCTAACACGATTTTAATTGGATTTTCCTGCATTTCTAATTTGACTTTGTGAACATTTTGTGTCCAACTTAAAAACAACTATAAAAACGGCGATTTCGAAAAAAACTTTTGTGAAAAAGCTTTTCTTTATTCGAAATCACCGTCTTTTTATTAATCGAAATATAGATCCACTTCAATGGAATCTTCTTTCTCTTTTCTTTTCGCAAAAATAACTGCTTTTACTAATCCTTTACCTTTCAGTTTTTCCCCACTTATTTCTTTTCTAAGCAATCCTCGTGGTACATCTCGTTGCCAGTCAAGAAAATCGATAAAATGAAGCGTGTCCCCTTCGTATAATGCGATTCCTAACTCTTCTGCACCTTCTGGAACAAATACTTCATATTGATAGCTACCTTCTTTATCGCCGTATCCAAATTGAAAACCTTGAATTCTCGGATAGTTAGGTTCTTCGATCATAAATAAGTAAGGTAACCGAATTTCTTGCCCATCTGCTTTCACCGTTATTTGACCTTCATGCATTCCTGGTTCTAACTTTTCCGGGTTAATATCGAGTGAAACTGTTACTTCTTTCATTTCTCCTGGTTTCAATGAGAAGGATGGGGGAATCGACCATATAATTCCTTTGTTTGCTTTCGGAATATCGAAACGATATTTTACTTCTTTTTCACTAACATTTTCTATTTGAAGAATAACATCTTTCTTTTCTCGCTTATCAATTTTTTCGTAAATTCCATAATGAAGGGATCCTGGCTGAATGATAGACTTTGTCTCCATTGCATCTTTTAGTTGAATACGACCTGTTCCTTGCTCGAGAACAGAATAAAATTCTCCATCCCCTTTTTTTAATACTTTCGTTGTATTCATTAATGCCGCTTTTATTTTTGAAGGTTCCCAATCTGGATGAGCTTGCTTTAGTAATGCTGCTGCTCCTGCAACATGAGGTGCTGCCATGCTCGTCCCTTGAAGCGCAATATATCCATTTGGTACGGTACTATCAATTGCAACTCCAGGCGCAACTAAGTCCGGTTTAATTTCCCACGTATGTGTAACAGGTCCTCTTGAACTAAAAGAAGCAATTTCATCCCGATGCCATCTGTATTTCGTTTTCATTAATTTTCTTTTCTTTTTCAATTGGTTTTTTAAAAATACCCCGTCACTTTTCGAAATAGAGACGACCGGTATGTCCACTTCCATCTCTAGTCCCCCAAGAAACGTTCCTTCTAAATTATTATAAATGATAACAGCAATTGCACCTTGTTCTTTCGCATTTAACACTTTTTCAGTGAACGGAATTTTCCCCCGTTCGATTAATACTACTTTTCCTTCTACATCTTTTATGTCTTTTTTCTCACCGAGACCGACAAACTCCATCTCGTAATACTTTGCTTGTTTTAAATTCCACTTTGGGGCTCCTTGAAACGGGAGCATTTCTACTTCTTCGCTCGAGAAAATAGTAGCGATGTGTGGGATGTGTAATGGAGGGGTGGACGCTCCGACGGATATCGCCTTTGTTGACGTGCCAGGTGAGCCTACTGTCCAAAGGTTCGGTCCCGAATTCCCACTCGATGTGACTGCAACAATGCCTTTTTCGACTGCTTTATCTAAAGCGAGACTCGTTGGCCAGTCTGGACCGTTAATCGTGTTTCCGAGTGATAAATTTAAAACGTCTACTCCGTCTTTAATTGCTCGCTCAATAGCAGCAATAACTTGTTCACTCGTGCCATTCCCACCTGGTCCAAGTGCTCGATATGCCATAATTTTCGCCTCTGGTGCTACCCCCATCATCTTTCCATTCGCAGCAACAATTCCAGCAACGTGTGTTCCATGTAGTGTTGGAGGTCCTTGTTCACGCTTTGTTTCCATCGGATCATCGTCCTGATCGACGAAATCATAACCTCCAATATAATTACTCGCTAAATCTGGATGTGTATAATCAATACCAGTGTCGATGATCCCTACTACAACACCCTCACCTGTTAAGCGGTCTCCATCCTCATCGAAAATGCCTCTTATTTCTTTCCCACCAATAAACGGGACACTTTCATCAATGTGTGGGTTGTAGATAGAAACAGGTGAAACATCGAGTATCCCTTCCTCTTTCTGTAGCTTTTCTAACTCTAGTACCGGTCCCTCTATCGAATATCCGTGAAATACTTCTGTGTATGTATATTTAATAGAGAGTGTAGGGTATTGCGTTTCAATGATTTGTTGGATTGCCTCATGCATTTCTTCATCTGTCCGGATAATAACCGTTTGTGTTTCTTCATCACTTATAGGTTGACTAACGGGTAACGGTGGACGTTCTGGATATTGAAAGGCATACGTTCGTTGGGTAATAGAAAAAAATAATGCAACAGCTATCGATATTATTAGAAATTGACGGCACGAATTCATTAATTTAACCACCTCTTTTCTAATGTTTGTTTTTGGAGGGAGAAATATGTAACGATTGTTTAGCGTGGATTGAAGTTTTTTTGAAGGTGGGGAATGGGGTACGGATAGGCCTGTTTAAGGTGGTTTTGCGGGGCGATTTTTAATTTTTGTTGTAGTTGGGAGGAAATTTTATGCGATTCTTTGAGATTTATGAGGCGCTTGGGAGGTTAACAATTCACTATACGTAGTTTATGAGGCACTTGTGGAAATAATTGATGCACTTCGCGAATTTTTTGACGCACCTGTACAAATTGTCGACGCTCTTGGCAATTCGGGACCAATCGGACTTTCGGGCAAAGACCGCTTCTTTATTCGTGCCAACCAAACTAG from Sutcliffiella cohnii encodes:
- a CDS encoding S8 family serine peptidase, which produces MNSCRQFLIISIAVALFFSITQRTYAFQYPERPPLPVSQPISDEETQTVIIRTDEEMHEAIQQIIETQYPTLSIKYTYTEVFHGYSIEGPVLELEKLQKEEGILDVSPVSIYNPHIDESVPFIGGKEIRGIFDEDGDRLTGEGVVVGIIDTGIDYTHPDLASNYIGGYDFVDQDDDPMETKREQGPPTLHGTHVAGIVAANGKMMGVAPEAKIMAYRALGPGGNGTSEQVIAAIERAIKDGVDVLNLSLGNTINGPDWPTSLALDKAVEKGIVAVTSSGNSGPNLWTVGSPGTSTKAISVGASTPPLHIPHIATIFSSEEVEMLPFQGAPKWNLKQAKYYEMEFVGLGEKKDIKDVEGKVVLIERGKIPFTEKVLNAKEQGAIAVIIYNNLEGTFLGGLEMEVDIPVVSISKSDGVFLKNQLKKKRKLMKTKYRWHRDEIASFSSRGPVTHTWEIKPDLVAPGVAIDSTVPNGYIALQGTSMAAPHVAGAAALLKQAHPDWEPSKIKAALMNTTKVLKKGDGEFYSVLEQGTGRIQLKDAMETKSIIQPGSLHYGIYEKIDKREKKDVILQIENVSEKEVKYRFDIPKANKGIIWSIPPSFSLKPGEMKEVTVSLDINPEKLEPGMHEGQITVKADGQEIRLPYLFMIEEPNYPRIQGFQFGYGDKEGSYQYEVFVPEGAEELGIALYEGDTLHFIDFLDWQRDVPRGLLRKEISGEKLKGKGLVKAVIFAKRKEKEDSIEVDLYFD